The Cellulomonas fulva genome includes a window with the following:
- a CDS encoding HAD family hydrolase: MATDHAAGPGPDAGWPQRAPRLLATDLDGTLLGPAGTVSARTAHALRAAEDAGVEVVFVTARPPRWVAELAPHVAGHGVAICANGAAVVEVATGRVLASHGMAVDLVADLAARLRAELGEVHLAVETLVGFAAETGYLDEHVVPPGSPVVDRIEDAVTGPTLKLLVRTATDHGPEHATVVQRAVGSDALVADSGAVGLGEVSAAGVTKAAALADWAARRGVAATDVWACGDAPNDLPMLGWAGESFAVANAFGSVRAAARHACPANAEDGVAVVLEHAAALARTAGPRPGAARQQGAPRA, from the coding sequence GTGGCGACGGACCACGCCGCGGGCCCCGGCCCCGACGCGGGCTGGCCGCAGCGTGCTCCGCGCCTGCTGGCGACGGACCTCGACGGCACGCTCCTGGGGCCGGCCGGCACCGTCTCGGCCCGCACCGCGCACGCGCTGCGGGCCGCCGAGGACGCGGGGGTCGAGGTGGTCTTCGTGACCGCGCGGCCGCCGCGCTGGGTGGCGGAGCTCGCCCCGCACGTCGCCGGCCACGGCGTGGCGATCTGCGCCAACGGCGCCGCCGTCGTCGAGGTCGCCACCGGGCGGGTGCTCGCGTCGCACGGCATGGCCGTCGACCTCGTGGCGGACCTGGCGGCCCGGCTGCGCGCCGAGCTCGGCGAGGTGCACCTCGCGGTCGAGACGCTCGTCGGGTTCGCCGCGGAGACCGGCTACCTCGACGAGCACGTGGTGCCACCGGGCAGCCCGGTCGTCGACCGCATCGAGGACGCGGTCACCGGACCGACCCTCAAGCTCCTGGTCCGCACGGCTACCGACCACGGCCCGGAGCACGCCACGGTCGTGCAGCGCGCCGTGGGGAGCGACGCGCTCGTCGCCGACTCCGGCGCGGTCGGTCTGGGCGAGGTGTCGGCCGCGGGCGTCACCAAGGCGGCGGCGCTCGCGGACTGGGCGGCACGCCGCGGGGTCGCCGCGACGGACGTGTGGGCGTGCGGCGACGCGCCGAACGACCTGCCGATGCTCGGCTGGGCGGGCGAGTCGTTCGCGGTGGCCAACGCGTTCGGCTCCGTGCGGGCCGCGGCGCGCCACGCGTGCCCCGCCAACGCCGAGGACGGCGTGGCGGTGGTGCTCGAGCACGCTGCTGCGCTCGCCCGCACCGCCGGGCCACGGCCGGGCGCCGCACGGCAGCAGGGCGCGCCCCGGGCATAG
- a CDS encoding GH1 family beta-glucosidase — protein sequence MTISRPSGRQFPADFLWGSATASYQIEGAAHDDGRLPSIWDTFARTPGKVLDGDTGDVAADHYHRMESDVAMMKELGLQAYRFSIAWPRVQPTGTGELNAAGLDFYSRLVDALLAAGIKPVATLYHWDLPQTLEDEGGWANRETAYRFAEYARGVAQALGDRVHLWTTLNEPWCSAFLGYASGVHAPGVTDDEKALRAVHHLNLAHGLAARAVKDVLGEDTPVSITLNLHVTRAASDSPQDVEAKRRIDTIANEVFLGPLLEGAYPEEVFADTAGITDWSFVHEGDLETIKVPLEVLGVNYYATGKVKHGTPAGGDGTPGPDGHRSSAHSPWVGATQVEWLPLPGPHTAMGWNIEPEGLVELLVALHERYPDLPLAITENGAAFYDTVSEDGRVHDEDRVSYLHDHIDAVGEAREAGVDVRGYFVWSLMDNFEWSYGYDRRFGIVRIDYDTLARTVKDSGHWYAELVRTGAIPTVESAATL from the coding sequence ATGACGATCTCGCGCCCGTCCGGCCGCCAGTTCCCCGCCGACTTCCTGTGGGGCTCGGCCACCGCGTCCTACCAGATCGAGGGCGCGGCGCACGACGACGGCCGCCTGCCGTCCATCTGGGACACCTTCGCCCGCACGCCGGGCAAGGTCCTGGACGGTGACACCGGCGACGTCGCCGCGGACCACTACCACCGCATGGAGTCCGACGTCGCGATGATGAAGGAGCTCGGGCTGCAGGCCTACCGCTTCTCGATCGCGTGGCCTCGCGTGCAGCCGACCGGGACGGGCGAGCTCAACGCCGCGGGCCTCGACTTCTACTCGCGGCTCGTGGACGCGCTGCTCGCCGCCGGCATCAAGCCCGTGGCGACGCTCTACCACTGGGACCTCCCGCAGACCCTCGAGGACGAGGGCGGCTGGGCGAACCGCGAGACCGCGTACCGGTTCGCGGAGTACGCGCGCGGCGTCGCGCAGGCGCTGGGCGACCGGGTGCACCTGTGGACCACGCTCAACGAGCCGTGGTGCTCCGCCTTCCTCGGCTACGCCAGCGGCGTGCACGCGCCGGGTGTCACGGACGACGAGAAGGCGCTGCGCGCCGTGCACCACCTGAACCTCGCGCACGGCCTGGCCGCGCGCGCCGTCAAGGACGTCCTGGGCGAGGACACCCCCGTGTCGATCACGCTCAACCTGCACGTCACGCGTGCGGCGAGCGACTCGCCGCAGGACGTCGAGGCGAAGCGCCGCATCGACACCATCGCGAACGAGGTCTTCCTGGGCCCGCTGCTCGAGGGCGCGTACCCGGAGGAGGTGTTCGCGGACACCGCGGGCATCACCGACTGGTCCTTCGTCCACGAGGGCGACCTCGAGACGATCAAGGTCCCGCTCGAGGTGCTCGGCGTGAACTACTACGCGACGGGCAAGGTCAAGCACGGCACCCCCGCGGGGGGCGACGGCACGCCCGGGCCGGACGGGCACCGCTCGTCGGCGCACAGCCCGTGGGTGGGCGCGACGCAGGTGGAGTGGCTGCCGCTGCCCGGCCCGCACACCGCCATGGGCTGGAACATCGAGCCCGAGGGCCTCGTCGAGCTGCTCGTCGCGCTGCACGAGCGCTACCCGGACCTGCCCCTGGCGATCACCGAGAACGGCGCCGCGTTCTACGACACGGTGAGCGAGGACGGCCGCGTGCACGACGAGGACCGCGTGTCCTACCTGCACGACCACATCGACGCCGTCGGCGAGGCGCGCGAGGCGGGCGTCGACGTCCGCGGGTACTTCGTCTGGTCGCTCATGGACAACTTCGAGTGGTCCTACGGGTACGACCGTCGGTTCGGCATCGTCCGCATCGACTACGACACGCTCGCGCGCACCGTCAAGGACTCGGGCCACTGGTACGCCGAGCTCGTCCGCACGGGCGCGATCCCGACGGTCGAGTCGGCCGCCACGCTCTGA
- the yicI gene encoding alpha-xylosidase — protein MKFTDGYWLTLPGVQVLRPRDVADVRVEDDSLTVWSSTAPLTTRGDTLNRPLVTVTLTSPADDVIGVCIEHHQGAVDRGPHFEVARRAPDLKITHDPATQVAEVRSGGLVASVRTEGPWGVEFSADGRTLTSSTPRSIGIVTDADGGSYVHEQLSLGVGEHVYGLGERFGPFVKNGQSVDIWNADGGTASEQAYKNVPFYLSDAGYGVFVDDPGLVSFEVGTEVVSRTQFSVAGERLSYYVIHGPTPKEILRRYTELTGRPARLPAWSYGLWLSTSFTTSYDEETVTSFVDGMAERDLPLSVFHFDCFWMREFHWSDFVWDPATFPDPVGMLSRLKAKGLRICVWINPYIAQRSRLFAEGQERGFLVRRADGSVWQTDMWQAGMALVDFTNPEASAWFTGYLRELLGQGVDAFKTDFGERIPTDVVWHDGSDPHRMHNYYTHLYNRAVFELLEAERGEGEAVLFARSATAGGQQFPVHWGGDCESTFVSMAEELRGGLSLAASGFAYWSHDIGGFEGKPDPAVFKRWVAFGLLSSHSRLHGSDSYRVPWAFDDEAVDVTRAFTRLKHRLMPYLAELGEQAHEHGYPVMRPMVLEFPGDRAAATVDTQYMLGDSLLVAPVFNAEGEVDLYVPEGTWTSLLTGEQVTGPRWVHEQHGFDSLPLYVRPGTVLPFGARADRPDQDWTADVTLRVFGVPDGYRGRTRVPASDGGEHAEFDVERSGRTLRVRASGTRAPWSVRVEPTPGSPAVEAHAAAGTDVLELTLDA, from the coding sequence ATGAAGTTCACCGACGGCTACTGGCTCACCCTGCCCGGGGTGCAGGTGCTGCGCCCCCGGGACGTCGCGGACGTGCGGGTCGAGGACGACTCGCTGACCGTGTGGTCCTCGACCGCACCGCTGACCACGCGCGGGGACACGCTCAACCGCCCGCTCGTCACGGTGACCCTCACGTCGCCGGCCGACGACGTCATCGGCGTGTGCATCGAGCACCACCAGGGCGCGGTCGACCGGGGGCCGCACTTCGAGGTCGCCCGCCGCGCGCCCGACCTGAAGATCACCCACGACCCCGCGACGCAGGTCGCCGAGGTCCGCTCGGGCGGGCTCGTCGCGTCGGTGCGCACCGAGGGACCGTGGGGCGTCGAGTTCAGCGCCGACGGCCGCACGCTCACGTCGTCCACGCCGCGCAGCATCGGCATCGTGACGGACGCGGACGGCGGCTCGTACGTGCACGAGCAGCTCTCGCTGGGCGTCGGCGAGCACGTCTACGGCCTCGGCGAGCGGTTCGGGCCGTTCGTCAAGAACGGCCAGAGCGTCGACATCTGGAACGCGGACGGCGGCACCGCGAGCGAGCAGGCCTACAAGAACGTGCCGTTCTACCTCTCCGACGCGGGCTACGGCGTGTTCGTCGACGACCCGGGCCTGGTCTCGTTCGAGGTGGGCACCGAGGTGGTGTCGCGCACGCAGTTCTCCGTCGCGGGCGAGCGCCTGAGCTACTACGTGATCCACGGGCCCACGCCCAAGGAGATCCTGCGCCGGTACACCGAGCTCACGGGCCGCCCGGCGCGGCTGCCGGCGTGGTCGTACGGCCTCTGGCTGTCGACGTCCTTCACCACGAGCTACGACGAGGAGACGGTCACGTCGTTCGTCGACGGCATGGCCGAGCGCGACCTGCCCCTCTCGGTGTTCCACTTCGACTGCTTCTGGATGCGCGAGTTCCACTGGAGCGACTTCGTCTGGGACCCGGCGACGTTCCCGGACCCGGTCGGCATGCTCTCCCGGCTCAAGGCCAAGGGCCTGCGCATCTGCGTGTGGATCAACCCCTACATCGCCCAGCGCTCGCGGCTGTTCGCGGAGGGCCAGGAGCGCGGCTTCCTGGTGCGGCGCGCCGACGGCTCGGTCTGGCAGACCGACATGTGGCAGGCGGGCATGGCGCTCGTCGACTTCACCAACCCGGAGGCGTCGGCGTGGTTCACGGGCTACCTGCGCGAGCTCCTGGGTCAGGGCGTCGACGCGTTCAAGACGGACTTCGGCGAGCGCATCCCGACGGACGTCGTGTGGCACGACGGCAGCGACCCGCACCGCATGCACAACTACTACACGCACCTGTACAACCGCGCGGTGTTCGAGCTGCTCGAGGCCGAGCGCGGCGAGGGCGAGGCGGTGCTGTTCGCGCGGTCCGCGACCGCGGGTGGCCAGCAGTTCCCGGTGCACTGGGGCGGCGACTGCGAGTCGACGTTCGTGTCCATGGCGGAGGAGCTGCGCGGCGGGCTGTCGCTGGCCGCGTCGGGCTTCGCGTACTGGAGCCACGACATCGGCGGGTTCGAGGGCAAGCCCGACCCGGCGGTGTTCAAGCGCTGGGTGGCGTTCGGTCTGCTGTCGTCGCACAGCCGCCTGCACGGCTCGGACTCCTACCGGGTGCCGTGGGCCTTCGACGACGAGGCCGTCGACGTGACCCGGGCGTTCACCCGGCTCAAGCACCGGCTCATGCCGTACCTCGCCGAGCTGGGCGAGCAGGCGCACGAGCACGGCTACCCGGTGATGCGGCCGATGGTGCTGGAGTTCCCGGGCGACCGCGCGGCCGCGACGGTCGACACGCAGTACATGCTCGGGGACAGCCTGCTCGTCGCACCCGTGTTCAACGCCGAGGGCGAGGTCGACCTGTACGTGCCCGAGGGCACGTGGACCTCCCTGCTGACCGGTGAGCAGGTCACGGGTCCGCGGTGGGTGCACGAGCAGCACGGGTTCGACTCCCTGCCGCTGTACGTGCGGCCGGGCACCGTGCTGCCGTTCGGGGCGCGCGCGGACCGGCCGGACCAGGACTGGACCGCGGACGTCACGCTGCGGGTGTTCGGCGTCCCGGACGGCTACCGCGGCCGCACGCGGGTGCCCGCGTCCGACGGCGGCGAGCACGCCGAGTTCGACGTCGAGCGCTCGGGTCGCACGCTCCGCGTGCGGGCGTCCGGCACCCGCGCGCCGTGGTCGGTCCGCGTCGAGCCGACGCCGGGCTCGCCCGCGGTCGAGGCGCACGCGGCCGCCGGCACGGACGTCCTGGAGCTCACGCTCGACGCGTGA